CCTCAAAAATGGATAAGACTGCTCAATTTAGCCGAAGACTATTTAATGGCACAACAACCGATAGGGTTTTAAACCAACTTTCGGCACCGTGAGTCCTTTAAGGAATGAATGGCTTTATCCATCTAAAAATAGGCATCGCGCACTCTTGATATTGGTTAAGCTTTCGCTTAAAATTTTCCAATCCTGAGGGCGAGCGTTAGCCTGCCTTCTTTCGTATACCTGGTCGCCCTTGAGCCAAAAGCAAGCGAAAGCTTAACCAATGTCAAGAGCTATTTTGCGTATCAACCACCCATCTAACTACCTCGAGATTTCAAAACAGCCTCTATTCATGTTTTTCATAGATTATTTTGAGTTACCGGACAGTTTTTTTATAAAGCTTTATCTATATACATGATATCGATTGCAAGTAATGAATTAAAGAGCAGAATGTTATATGAATACAACAAAAAGTCAGATATAATATAAATTGGAGGGATGATTATGAACGCGATAGAACTTGATAAACGTATCAAAGCCTTAACAGAACGTGAACAGTTTTACTTGGATAATCCTGAAGCACTATCTCCACTTTATGAAAAATTTGAAACGACAGATATCGATGGGAATTCAGTTTACCACTTTAGAATTCCAGAACTCAGTGAAAATGAAGTACAAATTCGACGGGATTCTCGTTTTAGGCCCGTTCCTTTACACCGTTTTTCTAATATTATGATTAATTATGTCTATTCTGGTAAATGCCGCTATTTAATTAATGATAAAATTGTTGAAATGGAAGTCGGGGATGTTTGTATTATTGACCAAGACGTTGTTCGTTATAAGTTTGAACTAGAGGCTGACGACATTGTCTTTAATATTAGTTTAGACAAGAAATTCTTTTCCCGTTTTATCCAACATAATTTAAGTGAGTCTAGCATTGTGTCCAGTTTTATTTTAAATAGTTTGTATTCGCAAGGAAAACATGATCAATTTATTTTCTTTCGAAATCATCAAAATCCTAGAATCATTAATCTGTTTGATGAAATCTTAACGGAGTATTATAAACAGCAAAAATACTACAAAAGCACCATAAAATCATATATCGAAATCGTTGTTTTAGAGCAACTCCGTTCCTATCAAAATTCCGACATTGTCTTACATTTACCTGACCAAAAAGAAAATGATTTTGTTGAAATTCTACGTGATATCGAAAATAACTACAAGGAAGGCAACATCGAAGACCTAGCTAACAAATTTCACTACAACCCCAAATATTTATCTTCTTTAATCAAGAAACGAACCGGCTTTACCTTTAAGGAAATCCAACGCAAGACACGCTTAGATGTGTCTTGCCAGTTGCTCATTAATAGTTCCATGACCATCGAAGAAATTATTGAAGAAGTTGGGTTTACCAATCAAACAAGTTTTTATAACTATTTTAAAACGGCTTACCGTGTGAGTCCCAGTGAATACCGCAAATCTTATGACATTCTAAAAAGTTAAATAGAGTAGATATGAAGTTACAAAACTGAAACGATAATGTATAATTATAACTATATAGAGTAAATTGTTGTTTTATCTTAGTGACTCATCGTTAAGAAAGGACTTGTCTATGATAAGACCCATGCAGAAAAGTGACATGACGCAAATAAAAACCATTTGGCTCCAAACCAATCTCTCTGCCCATGATTTTGTCCCTAGTGATTACTGGTATGAACAATTGGAATTTCTTGAAGCAGCAATGTTTGAATCGGACGTCTATGTGTATGAAGACAAGAAATTATTAGGTTTTATTGGTCTAAGTAGCGATTTTGTCGAAGGTTTATTCGTTAAAGAGGGTTTTCAATCGCAAGGCATTGGCAAACGTTTAATAGATCATGTCAAAGAATCTCATGAATCGCTAGCGCTGACGGTTTACCAAAGAAATTGGCGGGCTTGGCGATTTTATATGCGCCAAGGATTTGTGATTAAGACCAATGGCTTTGATGAATTCAATGGCGAGCCGGATTATTTTATGACATGGCCTTGACACTTAGGTAAAGATGAAAGGAACGATAAAATGACGGAAAGAATTAAAGTTACAAACAAAGAACTCGACGTCTTACAAGCGCTGTGGGAATCAGATGTCGCTCTATCCCCAAGCCAAATTTGTGATACGAGTCCAGCGTTTGTGATGAGTTCGGTACAAAACAATCTGAAAAATTTGCAAAAGAAAAACTTAATTGAACAAGGCGACATTATCCGCTTAAACATGCATTACACCCGTACCTTTCAACCCACAATGACTAAAGAAGCATTTATTTTAAATCAATATCCCGGCATGGACATCTTGAAGTTTATGGAAGCTTATCAAAAGCAGGAGGGGTAGGGTGGTTCTCCAGTGTTGTCCTAGAAATGGTGCCATCAACGGCATGTTTCCGGCACCAACTTAAAAGTGGTTCCACCAACAGTGAGTTTCCGGCACCAACTCAAAAATGGTGCCATCAACAGTGAGTTTCCGGCACCAACTCAAAAGTAGTGCCATCAACAACAAATATAATTCAAACAAAGCAGCGATACTCAACTCAAATGGGTGAGAATCGCTGCTATATTTTTATTTAAAAGTTTTAGCTCAAAAAAGACAAAAAAAGACTGCCTTATGTTATAATAAGCTTAAGGAAAAATTTTTGGCTCAAGAATTTTTGGTGTTGGTGAGAGAAATCTCACTGACACCTCTTTTTATGTAAACATATGAAAAAGCCAGTGAATTCCTATATAATTAAGTCACGACTCAAAATCATAGATAGGAGAATTCACTTGGCTAATGCTCATTATATCGCAAAATTACTTAATATTACAGACGAAAGAATTGAATTTTCTGATACAATTACGCACGAAATGAAACGCAATGTCCATTGTAAAGTACTTGAAGGTCGATTATCCTATCCATTAAAAGCGTGTTTAAATTGTGGCATTATCAACCGATCCACAAAGGATATGATTAAATATGGTTTTGATACCTCAACCATTACTTTAACTCATATTAATTTTCAACCGATTCTCCTTAAACTAAAGAAACAGCGCTATCGTTGTCAACATTGCTCAACAACCTCTACCGTGACGACCTCTTTAGTTAATAAAGGCTGCTTTATTTCAAATGATATTAAGCGCACAATCGTCATGGAATTGACCCAAGTACAATCGATGAAATTAATCGCTCAACATCTATTTGTTTCACGACATACGGTAGCGACTCAACTAAAACGCGTTGGGAGTTCATTAGCTGCCCAAAAACGCTATCTACCGGAACATCTAGGGATTGATGAATTCAAATCAGTGAATAGTGTCACTCAGTCCATGAGCTGCATCTTAATGGACACCCACAACCATACCTTAGTCGATATTCTACCTGATCGAACGCAAAACGCCTTACGTGATTACTTTATGCGTTTCACATATGAAAGTCGACAACAAGTCAAAACAGTCACTATGGACATGTATGGGCCATATTATCACTTCTTACAGCAGATTTTCCCAAATGCGAAGATGATTATCGATCGTTTCCACTTAGTTCAATTACTGAATCGCACACTGAATCAAGAACGCATACGGCTGATGAATGATATTAGAAACCGTCGACCAAGAGACTATCGGAAACTTAAACAACAATGGAAACTCATTCTGAAGAATCGAGATGATTTAGAATTCACAACCTATCAAACCCATCGGTTATATGACGGGTTAGTGACTGAAAAAAGTATGGTAAACTATTTACTCAATCTTGATAAACGATTTGAACAAGTTTATCATTTAGTAAACGACCTCAAGTCAGATATAGCACAACACAATTATAAGGCGTTTGAACGTGATTTATATGAAACACGAAAGTATCAATTACCTCGTAAGGTCAGAACAACCATCCAAACCTTCATTTATTATTTACCAGCGATTAAAAACAGTTTAACTTATACGTTATCGAATGGTATCATCGAAGGAACGAACAATAAGATAAAAAATATCAAGCGGAGTGGTTATGGTTATCGTAACTTTTCAAACTTAAGATATCGCATATTAATCACACAAAATCTCATTAAAAAAGATAAAGAAATACGGCCATTATTGTTTAAAGATGAAATAAGTAATAACAAAAGAATCGCTTAAAAAAATTGTGACTTAAAAAAACAGCCAGGCGTGACTGCATCACGCTGGCCTACAAACTTACCAACACTAAAAAATCAAGAGCCAAATTTTTTAAGTTGTATTGACTCCTAAGCTATTGCCGTAGCGGGAGTCTTTTTTTGTTTACCTGGATCATAGGACTCTCCTGTATCAATTAGAGCGTAAACAATCCTAAGTATTTTATGAGCTAGAGCAACAATTCCCTTACTTTTCTGATTGCGTTCTTTAAACTTATAATATACCGAACGGAAATCTTGGTTGTTTGAACGCCCAGCTATTAATCCGGCACGACACAACGCGGCTTTTAAATAACGATTCCCTCGCGTCGTTTTAGACCCGTATTGAATCCCTGCTGACTCATAACTACCTGGACATAAGCCTGCCCATGAAGCTAATTTCTCAGCTGTTTCAAACGCATCCACTGTTGGCCCTATTTCAGCTAGGATAACTTGTGCCGTTGTTCGACTCACACCAGGGATCTCAAGGAGCCGAAGATACACATCTTCATATTTTTCAATGTGTTCTTCAATATAGTACTCACATTCCTGACATTCTGTCTCTAAACGGTTAATCGTCTCTAATTCTAGCTTGAGAAGTTGCCGATTCACTTTGGTTAAGGAACCATTCATGGCTTCAACTAATTGTGGAAGCGTCGCAAGGACACGTTTATGCACTTTATCTTCAAGCGTCTTTTCTGTAATTGCTTCTCCATTAATAAACATGTGAAGAAGTGTTTGCCCCGTTTTTCCAAAGATATCACTCAGGTAAGAACTTAATTTGAAATTAGAACGCTGTAAGATATCATGGACTTGGTTTTTCCGACGCGTTAAATCTTCTTTCACCGATGAACGATGACGCGTCAATTGCCTTAAATCTTGAATATCTCGATCAGGAACATAGGAACCATTAACTAACCCACATCGTCCTAATTCCGCAATCCATTGAGCATCCTTAATATCTGTTTTTCGCCCAGGGACTTGTTTAATATGCTGAGCATTGGCTAGAATCATTTGAAACTGATAAGGTTCCAAAATATTCCATATAGGTCGCCAATACTGTCCTGTACTTTCCATCAGAACAGTCGTAATACCCAATTTAACAAGCCACTGGGCACAAGCATGTAGCTCCATGGTTGTTGTACCAAACGTTTTGAGTTCTCTCTTAGGTTTAGCGTTAGTCATTTCTCCAATTAACACACAAACCGTAATTTTTGACTTATGAACATCGATTCCTGCACATTTTTCCACCATAACATCCATTGGGATCCCTCCAAAATAGATTTAAAGCAGGGAAACATTCTGTAGCAGTGTATTTTTATTTCAATGCTCGAAGCATAGTCCATTCATCTCGAAGAATGTTTCGTCCATTTTATTTATCGGGTGCGGCAACACCATTAATATCTCGGACTTGTCTGCTTTCAAACTCATTATATCAAGAATGAATGTCAATGGCTTTTAATCGTCATTCGGATTGCGAAGCAATCTCATTGTTTATTTAGAAAAACTTAAAAGTGGAATTGCGGTTTTTTTGTGTACTTATATATAGTAAGAAAGGATGTGAAAAATGGAAAAAATGAAGAGCTAGTGTATTTGGAGATCTTGGATGCGCGAGGTGTTCTCTTTGGTGAAAAGCGTAAGGAAAAATTATATACCTACACAATGGGCTATGAAGGTGAACGTGAATTTTTGGAATGGTCGCAGCGGTATTTACATAGTAATTGGCGAATTGAAAATGATTTTTGGTTTTTAGATGGTAAGGCTATGCAAGCAGATTTTATCTTAATGTCTGCATATATATGGAACCTGATTGAGGTAAAGAATTACTATGGGCATTTTACATATAAGGATGGTTTATGTTGGCATAACAATAAGTTGATTGATGATGATATTTTTGACGTAATGAAACAACGGATCAATCGCATAGGGAAAATAGCAGTAGCCGTTGATCATCGGATTGAAGTACGGCCTGTTTTTGTGTTCATTAATCAACATGGCCAATTGCATATGCACCAGAAACCGCCCTTTGAAGTGTTGCAACGTAATCAACTGGTCGAGTTTTTAGAAGGACTAGGTTATGTTGAACCGATGACGGCTAACCTATCTAATCGGATTACTCAGCAACTTGATCGTAACCGCATTGCTTATGGAATCAACTACACACGACTAGATCCAACGGTATTGACTCAAATGAGAAAAGGAATTTACTGCGCGAATTGTAAATCATTCGAAGTGAATATCAATAAACCAGGGATTCAATGTCGGCAATGTGGTACAAAGGAATCGATTGAGTCAGTCATTTGTCGCCACGCTAAAGAATTATCGATTATTGTGCATAATCTCCCAGAGATGCTGAACTCAAAAAATTTGAATTTTTTAATGGCAAACCAGTTATCCCTACGAACAACTCGCAAATATTTAAGTAAAAACTTCGAAAAAGAAGGGAAATCTAGAAAAACCTACTACAAAATCAAATAAATATCCCATTTCTGGCACCAACTCAAAAATGGTGCCATAAACAGCGTGTTTCCGGCACCAACTTAAAAGCGGTGCCACCAACAGTGAGTTTCCGGCACCAACTCAAAAGAGGTGCCACCAACAGCGTGTTTCCGGTACCAACTCAAAAGAGGTGCCATCAACAGCTGATTACATAAGCTTTTTATTTATGAAAATAATTAAATTTGCATTTTCAAAAAAGAAACCGTTGACATTATAAAATTTTATGATATATTGGCTCTTGATTTTTTAGTGTTGGTAAGTTTGTAGGCCAGCGTGATGCAGTCACGCCTGGCTGTTTTTTTAAGTCACAATTTTTTTAAGCGATTCTTTTGTTATTACTTATTTCATCTTTAAACAATAATGGCCGTATTTCTTTATCTTTTTTAATGAGATTTTGTGTGATTAATATGCGATATCTTAAGTTTGAAAAGTTACGATAACCATAACCACTCCGCTTGATATTTTTTATCTTATTGTTCGTTCCTTCGATGATACCATTCGATAACGTATAAGTTAAACTGTTTTTAATCGCTGGTAAATAATAAATGAAGGTTTGGATGGTTGTTCTGACCTTACGAGGTAATTGATACTTTCGTGTTTCATATAAATCACGTTCAAACGCCTTATAATTGTGTTGTGCTATATCTGACTTGAGGTCGTTTACTAAATGATAAACTTGTTCAAATCGTTTATCAAGATTGAGTAAATAGTTTACCATACTTTTTTCAGTCACTAACCCGTCATATAACCGATGGGTTTGATAGGTTGTGAATTCTAAATCATCTCGATTCTTCAGAATGAGTTTCCATTGTTGTTTAAGTTTCCGATAGTCTCTTGGTCGACGGTTTCTAATATCATTCATCAGCCGTATGCGTTCTTGATTCAGTGTGCGATTCAGTAATTGAACTAAGTGGAAACGATCGATAATCATCTTCGCATTTGGGAAAATCTGCTGTAAGAAGTGATAATATGGCCCATACATGTCCATAGTGACTGTTTTGACTTGTTGTCGACTTTCATATGTGAAACGCATAAAGTAATCACGTAAGGCGTTTTGCGTTCGATCAGGTAGAATATCGACTAAGGTATGGTTGTGGGTGTCCATTAAGATGCAGCTCATGGACTGAGTGACACTATTCACTGATTTGAATTCATCAATCCCTAGATGTTCCGGTAGATAGCGTTTTTGGGCAGCTAATGAACTCCCAACGCGTTTTAGTTGAGTCGCTACCGTATGTCGTGAAACAAATAGATGTTGAGCGATTAATTTCATCGATTGTACTTGGGTCAATTCCATGACGATTGTGCGCTTAATATCATTTGAAATAAAGCAGCCTTTATTAACTAAAGAGGTCGTCACGGTAGAGGTTGTTGAGCAATGTTGACAACGATAGCGCTGTTTCTTTAGTTTAAGGAGAATCGGTTGAAAATTAATATGAGTTAAAGTAATGGTTGAGGTATCAAAACCATATTTAATCATATCCTTTGTGGATCGGTTGATAATGCCACAATTTAAACACGCTTTTAATGGATAGGATAATCGACCTTCAAGTACTTTACAATGGACATTGCGTTTCATTTCGTGCGTAATTGTATCAGAAAATTCAATTCTTTCGTCTGTAATATTAAGTAATTTTGCGATATAATGAGCATTAGCCAAGTGAATTCTCCTATCTATGATTTTGAGTCGTGACTTAATTATATAGGAATTCACTGGCTTTTTCATATGTTTACATAAAAAGAGGTGTCAGTGAGATTTCTCTCACCAACACCAAAAATTCTTGAGCCGATATATTTGTCCATAGGGTTGTTACTGATTTCTAGGCAATACCTAATTATGAATGTTTGAGGCATCTTTATGCCCAAATTCATAATTAGGTATTTTTTTGTGCATTTTTTTATTTATAAGGAAGGAGGTTACTATGATAATAAGTCAGGTTTTAAATAATAATGTTGTGTTGATAACTAAAAATGGAATTGAAAAAATTATTATCGGAACGGGAGTTGGTTTTCAAAAGAAAATAGGCGATGAGATTGAGCCTGATAAGGTACAAAAAGTCTTTACTATTGATTCAGAGAACAGTTTAGATGAGATTAGTGCGGTCATTCGAAGTTTATCTAGCAAAGAATTAGACATTGTTTTATACATAGTCAATGATTTTAAAGAAAAAACCGATCTAGAAATAAGCGACTCAATTTTTGTTCCTTTAGCGGATCATATACATTATTTACTGTCTAGAAGTCAGGAAGGCATCTATGTATCTAACCCGTTGCATTATGAAGTGAAATATCTATACCCCACTGAATTTGAATTGTGTAAAACATATGTTGATTTTTTAAATGAAGCTTTTTATCAGGATATTCCAGATGAAGAAGCCAGCTCGATTTTGCTTCATTTTATCAATGCATCAAGAGTTGATTCAAACATGAAGGAGACAATGCAAAGGACGAAGATTATTAAGGATCTCCTTAATATCATCACCAATTATTTGAAAATTCAATTTGATAAAAGCAGCTATGCGTATCGAAGGTTTATTATCCATTTACAGCATTTTGTGAGTCGTGTATTGCAAGGAGGTTCTTACTCTTCCAGTGATAATTCGTTAGTCCATGTTGTCAGGGAGAGTTATACAAAAGAATCAGAATGTGTGGATCGAATAGCAAAATATCTGATTGATAATTTAAATGTGGCTATTACTAATGATGAATTTGTGTATCTCGTCATTCATCTTACAAAATTACGGAAAGATATAGAATCATAAGAAAAGAGGTATTTTATGGAAAACTTAGGTAAAAAAATCATCGACCTTGTTGGTGGTGAAGACAATATTAATAGTGTACAACACTGCGCGACACGGTTACGTTTTAGATTAAAAGATAGTGCATCTGCAGATACAGAAGGTTTGAAGAAGCTTAAAGATGTTATTACTGTTGTCGAAAGTGGTGGACAATACCAAGTCGTTATTGGGACAAATGTTGCGGATGTTCATAGTGACATAACGAAAGAATTAGGCAATAAGACTCCAAGCGATGACGATAACAAATCATCTAGTGGAAATATTTTCGGGCAATTTTTAGACTTAGTGACGCAGATATTTAATCCGGTTTTAGGGGTTTTATCTGCTAGTGGGATTATTAGAGGGATACTTGCATTACTGGTTGCTATAAATGTTGTAAATCAAGAATCAGGTACCTACATTATTTTAAATGCAGCTGGGAATGCGATGTTCTATTTCTTACCAATTTTCTTGGGGAGTACTGCTGCAAAAAGGTTTAAGCTAGATCCAATGATTGGAATGACGATAGGTGCTGCTTTAGTTTTCCCAGCTTTAGTCAATATGGTTAGTGGAGATAGTATATATACTTTATTTAGTGGAACGGTATTTGAATCTGCTATTCAAACAGAATTTTTGAAGATTCCAGTAAATTTAAGAAATTATACATCTTCAGTAATTCCAGTAATAATTGCGGTTTATTTCGCTAGTAAATTAAATAACTTCTTTCAAGCAAAATTGCCAAGTGCAATAAGAAAGATTTTTTCAAGAGTATTAGTTATTGCAATTACGGTTCCAGTGACATTTATATTAATTGGTCCTATTACAACTTGGGCAAGTAATCTAATTGGTCTATTAGTTAATACACTGTTTGAAATGAGCGGAACATTAACATCAGCTGTTTTGGCTGGAACATGGCAAATTATCGTTATGTTTGGTTTACACTGGGGCATTTTACCAATTACAATTAATAATATAGCTGTCCAAGGTTATGACTATATCTACCCAGTATCTTCTATTGCAGCATATGCAACAGCAGGAGCTATATTAGCAATTTATGTAAAAACTAAAAATAAAGATTTAAAAGAGTTATCTTTTTCTTCAATTATCCCTATTTTATTCAGTGCAATCACTGAACCGGCTATTTATGGGGTTACTATTCCATTGAAAAAACCATTCATTACAGCAAATATTGCTGCAGCAGTTGGTGGACTTATTCTAGGTATATTTGACACCAGAGCTTATTTCATGGCCAGTGGTAGTTTCTTTGGGGCTGGAGCTTATCTTGAGCCGGATGGGACTTTTGGTAGAGGCTTTTGGGGTCTAATTATTGCTTGGATTGTCGTAATTGTTCTAGGGTTTATATTAACTTATTTCTTTGGTTTTGATGATAGCATTTTAGAAAAGTCTGAATTAGCAGTAAGTAAAAATGATGAGCGTGAAGAAGTAATAACTGTTGGTGATGGAAGTAAAAAGACAAACTTAGTTTCTCCAATCAAAGGTCAAGTGGTTCCTCTATCAAATGTTGATGACCAAGTTTTTTCTCAAGAAATAATGGGCAAAGGTTTTGCGATAATTCCTTCTGATAATCAATTGTTAGCACCATTTGATGGGGTAGTAAGTTTTGTATCTAATTCAGGACATGCTGTCGGACTAACCTCTAATGATGGCGTTGAAGTATTAATTCATATAGGGATTGACATTTCAAATTTGGATGATATTTTTAGTCCACAAGTTCAAAAAGACATGGTTGTTAAAAAGGGAGATTTGTTAGTAACTTTTGATTTAGGACAGATGAAAGCTAATAGTAAGCAAAATATTATTCCTGTAGTTATCACGAACTCAGATAATTATCTAGATGGCTTATTGACCAAAAATAATCAAGAAATTACAGCGATGGAAGAAGTATATACGATATTAAATTAAGGGGGATGAAGATGGGATTTAATAAAGATTTTCTTTGGGGTGGTGCAACTGCTGCAAATCAATTTGAAGGAGCTTATAACGAAGATGGTAGAGGTTTAGCAAATGTTGATATTATACCAATTGGTGAATTGCGTCGCCCGATGATGCGAGGGCAAATTAACAAGACGGATTTTATTGAAGGTTACCATTACCCAGCAAAAGAAGGTATTGATTTTTATCATCGCTATAAAGAAGACATTGCCTTAATTGCAGAAATGGGTTTTAAAGCTTTTCGTTTATCTATTGCTTGGAGTCGTATTTTTCCAAAAGGTGACGAAGAAGCGCCAAATGAAAAAGGGCTTCAATTTTATGAAGATGTCTTTAAAGAGTGTCAAAAATATGGTATGGAGCCAATTGTGACAATTACGCACTTTGACATTCCAATTCATTTAGTTGAAGCGTACGGAGGATGGAGAAATCGTAAAATATTAGGTTTTTATGAAAACCACGCTCGTGCCCTATTTACAAGATATAAAGGTTTGGTTAAATACTGGATAACTTTCAATGAGATTAATATGCTTTTTGATAATCCATTTATGTCTGCAGGAATAATTTTAACGGAAGAAGAATTGGAAGATGATCATAAGCGCCGTGAAACCCTGTATCAAGCTGCTCACCACCAGTTAGTAGCAAGTGCCATTGCAGTGAAAACTGCTAGGGAAGTTGATAAAGAGATAAAAGTTGGTGCCATGATTGCAGCCACAACCACTTATCCAGATACACCTAACCCAGATGATGTTTGGGCAGCTCATTTACTTGAAAGAACGGGCTTTTTTTTAGTAGACGTCCAAGTTCGAGGTGAATATCCTGGTTACGCTAAAAAAGAGTTTGAACGTAATAACTTTAATTTGCATATTACAGAAGAAGATTTGAAACTGTTAAAGGAAAATACAGTGGATTACCTTTCTTTTTCTTATTATCTCACCTTAGTTAAAAGTGCAGATGAATCAAGAACAGATGCAAAGCAAGGTAATGTCTTAACTTCACACCCAAATAAATA
This window of the Fundicoccus culcitae genome carries:
- a CDS encoding AraC family transcriptional regulator, whose product is MNAIELDKRIKALTEREQFYLDNPEALSPLYEKFETTDIDGNSVYHFRIPELSENEVQIRRDSRFRPVPLHRFSNIMINYVYSGKCRYLINDKIVEMEVGDVCIIDQDVVRYKFELEADDIVFNISLDKKFFSRFIQHNLSESSIVSSFILNSLYSQGKHDQFIFFRNHQNPRIINLFDEILTEYYKQQKYYKSTIKSYIEIVVLEQLRSYQNSDIVLHLPDQKENDFVEILRDIENNYKEGNIEDLANKFHYNPKYLSSLIKKRTGFTFKEIQRKTRLDVSCQLLINSSMTIEEIIEEVGFTNQTSFYNYFKTAYRVSPSEYRKSYDILKS
- a CDS encoding GNAT family N-acetyltransferase; the protein is MIRPMQKSDMTQIKTIWLQTNLSAHDFVPSDYWYEQLEFLEAAMFESDVYVYEDKKLLGFIGLSSDFVEGLFVKEGFQSQGIGKRLIDHVKESHESLALTVYQRNWRAWRFYMRQGFVIKTNGFDEFNGEPDYFMTWP
- a CDS encoding ISL3 family transposase, which translates into the protein MANAHYIAKLLNITDERIEFSDTITHEMKRNVHCKVLEGRLSYPLKACLNCGIINRSTKDMIKYGFDTSTITLTHINFQPILLKLKKQRYRCQHCSTTSTVTTSLVNKGCFISNDIKRTIVMELTQVQSMKLIAQHLFVSRHTVATQLKRVGSSLAAQKRYLPEHLGIDEFKSVNSVTQSMSCILMDTHNHTLVDILPDRTQNALRDYFMRFTYESRQQVKTVTMDMYGPYYHFLQQIFPNAKMIIDRFHLVQLLNRTLNQERIRLMNDIRNRRPRDYRKLKQQWKLILKNRDDLEFTTYQTHRLYDGLVTEKSMVNYLLNLDKRFEQVYHLVNDLKSDIAQHNYKAFERDLYETRKYQLPRKVRTTIQTFIYYLPAIKNSLTYTLSNGIIEGTNNKIKNIKRSGYGYRNFSNLRYRILITQNLIKKDKEIRPLLFKDEISNNKRIA
- a CDS encoding IS110 family RNA-guided transposase encodes the protein MDVMVEKCAGIDVHKSKITVCVLIGEMTNAKPKRELKTFGTTTMELHACAQWLVKLGITTVLMESTGQYWRPIWNILEPYQFQMILANAQHIKQVPGRKTDIKDAQWIAELGRCGLVNGSYVPDRDIQDLRQLTRHRSSVKEDLTRRKNQVHDILQRSNFKLSSYLSDIFGKTGQTLLHMFINGEAITEKTLEDKVHKRVLATLPQLVEAMNGSLTKVNRQLLKLELETINRLETECQECEYYIEEHIEKYEDVYLRLLEIPGVSRTTAQVILAEIGPTVDAFETAEKLASWAGLCPGSYESAGIQYGSKTTRGNRYLKAALCRAGLIAGRSNNQDFRSVYYKFKERNQKSKGIVALAHKILRIVYALIDTGESYDPGKQKKTPATAIA
- a CDS encoding NERD domain-containing protein, with the protein product MKNGKNEELVYLEILDARGVLFGEKRKEKLYTYTMGYEGEREFLEWSQRYLHSNWRIENDFWFLDGKAMQADFILMSAYIWNLIEVKNYYGHFTYKDGLCWHNNKLIDDDIFDVMKQRINRIGKIAVAVDHRIEVRPVFVFINQHGQLHMHQKPPFEVLQRNQLVEFLEGLGYVEPMTANLSNRITQQLDRNRIAYGINYTRLDPTVLTQMRKGIYCANCKSFEVNINKPGIQCRQCGTKESIESVICRHAKELSIIVHNLPEMLNSKNLNFLMANQLSLRTTRKYLSKNFEKEGKSRKTYYKIK
- a CDS encoding PRD domain-containing protein; this encodes MIISQVLNNNVVLITKNGIEKIIIGTGVGFQKKIGDEIEPDKVQKVFTIDSENSLDEISAVIRSLSSKELDIVLYIVNDFKEKTDLEISDSIFVPLADHIHYLLSRSQEGIYVSNPLHYEVKYLYPTEFELCKTYVDFLNEAFYQDIPDEEASSILLHFINASRVDSNMKETMQRTKIIKDLLNIITNYLKIQFDKSSYAYRRFIIHLQHFVSRVLQGGSYSSSDNSLVHVVRESYTKESECVDRIAKYLIDNLNVAITNDEFVYLVIHLTKLRKDIES
- a CDS encoding beta-glucoside-specific PTS transporter subunit IIABC, yielding MENLGKKIIDLVGGEDNINSVQHCATRLRFRLKDSASADTEGLKKLKDVITVVESGGQYQVVIGTNVADVHSDITKELGNKTPSDDDNKSSSGNIFGQFLDLVTQIFNPVLGVLSASGIIRGILALLVAINVVNQESGTYIILNAAGNAMFYFLPIFLGSTAAKRFKLDPMIGMTIGAALVFPALVNMVSGDSIYTLFSGTVFESAIQTEFLKIPVNLRNYTSSVIPVIIAVYFASKLNNFFQAKLPSAIRKIFSRVLVIAITVPVTFILIGPITTWASNLIGLLVNTLFEMSGTLTSAVLAGTWQIIVMFGLHWGILPITINNIAVQGYDYIYPVSSIAAYATAGAILAIYVKTKNKDLKELSFSSIIPILFSAITEPAIYGVTIPLKKPFITANIAAAVGGLILGIFDTRAYFMASGSFFGAGAYLEPDGTFGRGFWGLIIAWIVVIVLGFILTYFFGFDDSILEKSELAVSKNDEREEVITVGDGSKKTNLVSPIKGQVVPLSNVDDQVFSQEIMGKGFAIIPSDNQLLAPFDGVVSFVSNSGHAVGLTSNDGVEVLIHIGIDISNLDDIFSPQVQKDMVVKKGDLLVTFDLGQMKANSKQNIIPVVITNSDNYLDGLLTKNNQEITAMEEVYTILN
- a CDS encoding 6-phospho-beta-glucosidase; protein product: MGFNKDFLWGGATAANQFEGAYNEDGRGLANVDIIPIGELRRPMMRGQINKTDFIEGYHYPAKEGIDFYHRYKEDIALIAEMGFKAFRLSIAWSRIFPKGDEEAPNEKGLQFYEDVFKECQKYGMEPIVTITHFDIPIHLVEAYGGWRNRKILGFYENHARALFTRYKGLVKYWITFNEINMLFDNPFMSAGIILTEEELEDDHKRRETLYQAAHHQLVASAIAVKTAREVDKEIKVGAMIAATTTYPDTPNPDDVWAAHLLERTGFFLVDVQVRGEYPGYAKKEFERNNFNLHITEEDLKLLKENTVDYLSFSYYLTLVKSADESRTDAKQGNVLTSHPNKYLEKTDWGWNIDPKGFRITLNRLYDRYNIPLFVVENGLGAYDTLDENGMVQDDYRIDFLAKHIEQMKLAVEVDGVDLLGYTTWGCIDLVSAGSGEMAKRYGFIYVDRDNDGNGTLERKKKKSFNWYKKVIESNGEDVSNT